The genomic window GCACGAACCGTGATTTTTAACCGTGTGTCGTCCTCGGCCACCTGTTTCAATTGTATCCATAAGAAAAGGGGAACAGGAGAGTTGGTCGTCGTGAACTTGATTAATTTATTCGGCTCTCTTTCTACGATCTGGAAGGTAATCTTACCAACGGGATCGACAGCGAAACTACAGGTATCGCTGTCGAACTCAAAATTTTTTATTTTATCTTGCGGGATGCGATCCTTGATACGTTCCAAGTTGGAAAGATCGGACAACATCGTGAAGATACGTTCATCATTGTGTGGGATCTGTTTGACCTCACTCACAAATTCTTCAGTCATTGAGTGTCTTTTTGTTTATTACTTATTTCGGGTCCCAGTTAGCCGGATCTTTACGCCATTCCTGAAGAACCGCGATCTCAGACTCATCGATGTAATGCGTACGGACAGCTTCTTCCAAGACAGCGTCGTAGTTACTCAATGTAGTCAATGTTACTTTAGCGTCCTTGAAAGCGGCTTCCGCTACAGGGAATCCATAGGTAAAGATAGCTACCATACCCGCGACATCGCAACCAAAGTTACGTACGGCCTGTACGGCTTTCAAGCTACTACCTCCGGTAGATACCAAATCCTCGATGATCACTACTTTAGAACCCGGTTTCAATTCTCCTTCGATAAGGTTTTCCAATCCATGATCTTTTGGCGTAGAGCGGATGTATACGAATGGCAATCCTAATAAATCGGCTACTAAAGCACCTTGAGCGATCGCGCCTGTAGCAACACCGGCAATGGCATCTACGTTCTCGAATTTTTCACTAATCACACGAGCCAACTCCAATTTAATGAAGCTACGAACGACCGGATAAGAAAGAGTCTTTCGGTTGTCATTGTAGATCGGAGATTTCCAGCCGGATGCCCAAGTAAACGGATTGGCCGGTTGCAACTTTACGGCTTTAATCTTTAATAATTTTTCTGCTACTAAACTTTCCAGTGTTTTCATACAATCCTATATTTATATCAGTCTGCAAAAATAGATAAACTGAATGACATTACCTTGAATATCGTACGTTAATTTTTTATTAATATTTATGCGACAGACAGGGCTAAAATGCTGATGCGTATGCCCGGAATCCCTGATAAAGCCTTTGCGCAAGCGGAAATCGTGGCTCCGGTTGTGATCACGTCGTCTATGAGCAGGATATGTTTGTTTTTTAAGCTTTCCGGATGAATGACATTAAAAATAGAACATACATTTAACCAACGATCGTAAATGGCCTTACGAGTTTGGGTACTTGTGTGGGTGGTGCGGGCTAGACTTTGCGTATCGATGGGGATATCCCATATGGAACGGATGCCGGAGGCGATCCATTCGGACTGGTTGTAACCTCTTTGCCGTTTTTTGCGGGGATGCAGGGGAACGGGGATAAGGAGGTCTACGGTACATATCGGGCTGTGATCCGCTTGGAGCTCTCTCGCTATCTGCCGTCCGAGTAGATAGCCCAACTCTTTATTATCATGGTATTTGAGCGAGTGGATCAGGCTTTGTACTTTTCCGCCTTTCTCGTATCGTAGATAAGCGGTGGCATATTCGATCCGGTTCTTTCCGATAAAAAGTTGCTCGACGGGGTTGTTCGCCTGTTGATGATATCCCGTGTGCGGCAGGTCGCATAGGCATTTCAGGCAAATTTGTTCTTCTCCCTCGACGAGTGGTCGTTTACATATTTTACATAAGTTTGGGAAAAACAGGTTGAGCAGATTATTCCATGTCGTCGGCATAATCCTCGCAGTCTATTCCTTTGAATAATTGGCTTAGGCAATTCAACGTGATCCGGCTTTCGAAACCTCGTCCGGCGGCGAAACGGAGTAACTTGTTGAATAGGTCCCGCTCGTCTTTTCCTTTTGTCGATTTCTTTTTGCTTTTTAGTAAATCGAGTAAGATGGAGCAGTATTCTCCCTCGTCAATGGCGGCGAGCGATTCTTCCCGGATCGGGGAGGGGATGTTTTTCTTATAAAGCTCGTAGCCTATTTTTACCCGTCCCCATTTATTGAATCGTAGCTTATCGTTCACGAAGAAACGGGTGTAACGGGATTCGTCGATAAACCGCTCTTTCAGCAAGCGGGCGATGATACGCTCGGAGGCGTCGGGGGGAAGTCCGGCGGCATCGATCTTTTTCTGTACGTCTTGTATGCAGCGTTCGGCGGCGGAGCAATAGGCGGCTGCCCGGTGCAACATCTCGGGTTCGGTTATCTCTTTCATATTTTTGCTTTTACGATCCGGTCTTTTCCGTATAAATCTTGTATTAATTCGACTTCGGTGTAATTCTCTTGACGTAGCATCGCTACGGTCTCTTTTCCGCAAAGGGCGTTGATCTCGAAATAGAGATGCCCGCCTTCCGCCAAATGCCTTTGTCCGAAGCGGGCGATGGCCCGGTAGAAGAGAAGCGGATCGTCGTCAGGAACGAACAAGGCTAGATGAGGCTCGTTCTCCAGAACGTTCGCTTCCATGGTCGCTTTCTCTCTATACATTATATAAGGGGGATTACTGACGATGCAGTTTAAGCTTCCTATAAGAGACGCTTCGGTTTCCTCCGTATGGGATTTTAGTTTCACGTACGTGAAAATTTTGTTTCTCGTACATGAAAATCTAGTTTCACGTACGTGAAAATTTTGTTTCTCTTGCATGAAACTGGAATAACCTTCGGAAAGGATATCCAATTCATGGAAGGATACGGAAACTTGATTCATACGGGCGTTCTCCTCGGCCACGGCGAGCGCTTCGGGTGATATATCCACCGCCGCTACCTCTGCCTCCGGAAGATGTTTCGCCAAGGAAATAGCGATACAGCCGCTTCCCGTGCCGATATCTAATATACGAGGGGCTTGGCCTTGGTAGTCCGTGATGATCCGCTCGACCAACTCGGCGGTTTCCGGGCGGGGAATCAATACGTCCGGCGTCACCTTAAACTCCATCCCGTAAAAATCCGCTATGCCTAATAAGTATTGTATGGGCTTGTATAAACGCAGTCCTTCTACAATCTCCTTGATTTTAAATTTCTCCGTATCAGATAATTCTTTACCTTTGCCTAACAGGAGTTGATGGGTAGAAAGACCGCAAACACGTTCCATGATCAGTCGGACGAGCGCTTGGGCTTCGCCGGGAGGATAAATATCTTTGAGGGAATTTCGGATGTAAGCGACGGTCTCAGTCATATCTTTCTCTTGTTTTATCGCGAAAGTAGTGTAAAAACCGTTTATATGCAAAGATTATGGTAGAGGTTGAAGAGAAATACATGGCTCGTTGCATCGAGTTGGCTAAAGGAGGGAGGGGAAATGTCAGTCCGAATCCGATGGTTGGTGCGGTGGTTGTGCATAAGGGCCGTATTATCGGTGAGGGATTTCACAGGAAATGCGGGGAGGCGCATGCCGAGGTGAATGCTATCGCTTCCGTGAAAGACGAGTCTTTGTTGAAAGACAGTACGATTTATGTGAGTCTGGAGCCTTGCTCTCATTATGGGAAAACGCCTCCTTGCGCCGAGTTGATTATCAGGAAAGGGATTCCACGGGTGGTGGTCGGTTGCTTGGATCCTTTTCCCGAGGTGTCGGGGCGAGGTGTGCGGATGTTGCGTGAGGCCGGTGTCGAGGTAGTCACAGGCGTGATGGAGGAAGAAGCCCGTGCGTTGAACAAGGCGTTTATGACGCTACAAACGAAAGGCCGTCCTTATATTATCTTGAAATGGGCGCAGAGTGAGGATGGGTTTATCGACCGTTTACGTATGGACGTGTCGGAGCCGGTCACGGTTTTGTCTTCTCCGGAGACTTCCCGCTTGGTGCATAAACTTCGCTCGGAGGTGGCGGCTATCATGGTCGGTACACGGACTGCTTTATTGGACAATCCATCATTGAACGTGCGCCATTGGTCCGGTAATTCTCCGGTTAGGGTCGTATTGGATCGTCGGCTCGTTATTCCCGATTCTTATCGGTTGCTGAATGGTTCCTCACGTACATTAATATTTACGGAGAAGGAAGTGGAAAACCGAGAGAACGTGGAGTATATCCGGATAGATTTCGAGGGTCCGGTGATCCGGCAAGTGCTAGATCATCTTGCTGTCCGGAAGTTGGATTCCTTATTGGTGGAAGGTGGGACTCAGCTGATTAATTCTTTTGTGGAAGCGGATGTATGGGACGAGGCGAGGGTGGAAACGGCCCCGGTTCGTCTGTATCAAGGGGTGCATACGCCGATGCTTGGAAAGGAGGCTGTTAGCGGCATCTCCGGACGTTCTGTTATGAGCATTAAAAATCATAACTATGAAATTTTAAATCATAACGATGAGTTCGAAAAATCATAACTATGAATTTTAAGGCTCATATAATCAACTAAAATATTATAAATATTAGCAGGTATTAGGGTGAAAGCAAAAAATGTTTCTACTTTTGTGCCTTTATATGCGACAAACTTATGTTTTTGATGAAAAATAAATTAGTACTATTTATAACAGGTTGTTTTGCGTTAGTGCTGTCTTCTTGTTTGAAGTCAGATGAAATCGTTGGTGTAGAAGCTATTAAGAATTGCCAGATACATACTTTTTCATTAAGTCATGATTCTGTGTCGGGGTTGGATACTGTGAAGTTTACGATAGACCAGCTAACGGGACGGATTTTTAATATAGACTCTTTACCTTTTGGTACGAAGATCGAGAAAGTGGTTTGTAAGATTGGGTTCGCTAATTCTTCAGTGATAGGTGGCGTGGAGGCTAGTCCCGAGGCTTATCCCGATTCCACTTATTATTTAAGTAGTTTGTCGGATTCCATCGATTTCTCCGCTCCGGTAAAGTTCGTGGTTCATGCGTATGACCAAGTCACGACAAAAGTCTATATGGCGCAGGTGAATATCCATCAAGTGGTTCCGGACTCTATGGTTTGGAGTATGTACGCGAATCCTATGATTGGCATTACCGTGAAGGATCAGAAGGTGGTAACCTACGATTATAATGGATCGGAGAATTACTTTATGTATGTGAAACCCGCCGAGTCCGGTAAACCTTACCAATTATATTACGCTCCGGTAAGCGCGCCTAAGGGCTGGCAGTCATTATCCTTGACCGGTCTGCCTTCCGATGGGCTTTTGATCTCCCAGATTACCGAGTATAACAATGCTTTATATGTGCCGGCTACAAATGGCACTTTATATAGATCCGAGGATGGCTTGACTTGGAGCGCTGTAGAGAACGCCCCTTCCGTGAAATACGTTTTGGGTAGCGTGAAGCAGGGCACGAAACAGCCTTCCGCCTTGGCTACGATCGTGGATCAGGAAGGAAAGCTAGCGTTCTATGCGATGAACGAATCCATGGAGTGGATCGCCGGAGATGCGGTGCCTAGCGGATTCCCTGTTACCGGATTTAGCAATCTCCAATATGCCGCAATGTATCATGAGTACTTGATGACCGCCAGCGGACGTACCGTGGACAACCAAGTGGTTAATACGACTTGGGCTACCATGGATGGTATCTCTTGGGCGTTGATGGCTTCCGGTGACGCAAACTTCACGAAGCGTGAGGGAGCGATGATCACGAATTATGACGATAAGTTTTTCTTGATCGGAGGTATCGACGCTTCGAACAAGGCATTGAAAGATATGTATCAATCGATAGATTATGGTATTTCTTGGTCGTTGATCGACTCGATGGTGGTGTTACCGACCGACTATGCGGCGAGAGGCTTTTCCTCAATTATTGTGGATAAAGAGAATTTCGTGAACATTTTCGGAGGAAAGATCAGCACTGGTTCCAATGACTTGAACCAACTTTGGAGAGGCCGTATCAATCGTTTGATCCCGAAGGAATAGAAAAGTTCGATAGGAGATGTATAATTTTATGAGGCTTTTAGCGTTAGAAAAAGAAGTGTGGTATATATAACAGCAAGGCTTATGACTTCAACTTTTTTTCAGCGGCTTCTCATAATCATCCTATTGGCGGGTACGATCCCTACGCTTTGGGCGCAGGAATATAAGTACGAGATCGGTGGTATGGCTGGTGGCGCCTTTTATATGGGCGACGCCAACAAGAATACGATATTTAAAGGAATGAATCCGGCGGTGGGAGCCGTGTTCCGGTATAACATCAACTTTCGTTGGGCCTTAAAAGCCAACTTGATGTGGGGACAGGTTTCCGGTAAGACCGAAGGTATGGAGAACGTTTTTCCGAATAATGCCCAAACCTCTTTCAACCGTAGTATCATGGAGTTGGGGGGACAGGCAGAGTTCAACTTTTTCCCGTATAGCGATAAGTTCGACTATGCGGGGGCGAAGCGTTTCTCTCCTTATGTCTTGGTGGGCATAGGGCTGACGGTGGCTCCGGGTGGCGGGAAGACTTTCGCCAGCCCGAATATTCCTTTAGGCGTGGGCATGAAATATAAGATCAAGAACCGCCTTAATCTAGGGTGCGAGTTCTCGTTTCGTAAGTTATTTGGCGATGGCCTAGAGGGAAAGGACATGTTGGACGATCCGTATGGTGTTAAGGGTAGCGCTCTTAAGAATAAAGATTGGTACTCTTTTTTGTTGTTGTCTGTTACATGGGATTTCGGCCCGAGGTGCCGTACTTGTAACAATGCGAAAAATATAAGTGAATATTAGTAAGATAAAAAATGTCGTTGATTGAGAAAATAGACAAGAATCGCTTGCCACGGCACGTGGCAATTATTATGGACGGGAACGGACGTTGGGCCAAGGCGAAGGGGAAAGACCGTAGCTTCGGGCATCAGGAAGGCGTTGTTTCGGTCCGTAAGATTATGGATGCGGTCACTCAACTCGGATTGAAATATCTGACGTTGTACACTTTCTCTACCGAGAACTGGAATCGTCCGGAAGAAGAGGTCCAAGCGCTGATGAGCTTGCTGGTCTCCGCCATTCACCGGGAGACTCCGGACATGATGAAGAAAAACGTTCGCCTTACCGCCATAGGCGACCTTTCCCGCTTGCGTGAGGATGCTTATAATACATTGCAAGAATGTATCGATACGACTTCGGCGAATACGGGAACCACACTTGTTCTGGCGCTTAGTTATTCTTCCCGGTGGGAGATCACCAGAGCGGCTAGGCAACTCGCCCAAGAGGTCTTGGAACAGAAAATAAACCCCAATGATATAACCGAGGCTATGGTCTCGGACCACTTGACGACCAAAAATATCCCCGATCCCGATCTTTTGATACGGACCGGAGGAGAGAAACGCATCAGTAACTTCTTGCTATGGCAGTTGTCATATGCTGAATTCTTCTTTACGGATGTGTTTTGGCCGGATTTCAGAGAAGAAGAGTTGTATGAGGCTATATTGTATTACCAGCAACGTGAGCGTCGTTTCGGTAAGACAAGTGAGCAATTAATCTTATAAACAATAGCTGTTATATGTACAAAAGAATAGTGCTGTTTTTTATTTGCTTGGGTTTCGCTTGCGGTGCGTTTGCCCAAGAAATAGACACTACCCAAGTTGAGACGCCGGCAGAAGTGCCGGTCATTTCGTACTCGTTGGCCGCGAAGAAATACAAGATTGCGGATATAAAGATTACGGGTATCAAGAATTATGATGATTTTGTGTTGATCGGCTTCTCGGGCTTGTCGGTAGGCGATGAGATTACCGTACCGGGAGAGGAGATCACTACAGCAGTGAAGCGTTTTTGGAAACATGGCTTGTTTTCGGATGTGAAGATCTTGGCGACGAAGATCGAGGGCGACCAGATTTGGCTGGAGATCCAGCTGAAGCAGCGTCCGCGTATCTCGCAAGTCAATTACCACGGGATCAAGAAAGGCGAGCGTGAGGACTTGGAGGCGAAGCTGGGCTTGAAGAAAGGTTTCCAGGTGACGCCGAACGTCATGGACCGTGCCAAGATCGTGATCCAGAAGTTCTTCGATGGCAAAGGCTTTAAGAACGTGGATGTCGAGATCGAGCAAAAGGACGATCCCGCGAATGAAGGCGAGGTGATCGTGGATATCAATATCGATAAGAATGAAAAGACCAAGATCCATCGTATCTATTTTGAGGGTAACGAAAAACTGACCGCCCGGGAGTTGAAGAAGGCGATGAAGAAGACGAACGAGAAGTTCAGCTTGCCGAACGACTGGAAAACCAGTATCATGGAGATGTTCAGCACGAAGAAGTTCACGACTGAGGAATATGAGAACGATAAGAAAAATATAATCGCTAAATATAACGAGCATGGTTATCGCGACGCCGTATTGTTGTCCGATAGCGTAGCGAACTTTAACGAGAAGAAGGTAGATATCTTCTTGAAAGTGGATGAAGGTGAGAAATACTATTTGAAAGATATTCGCTTCGTGGGTAATACGCAATATTCTACGGACTATTTGATGGCCGTGCTGGGTATGAAACCGGGCGAGGTGTATAATCAAAAGAAATTGAACGAACGTTTGAGTACGGATGAGGATGCCGTTTCGAATGTCTATTTTAATAACGGTTATTTGTTCTTCAACGCCGATCCGGTAGAGGTGGATGTAGCGAATGACTCTATCTCGTTAGAGATCCGTATCCAAGAGGGTCCGCAAGCGACGATCAACCGTATTATCATTAATGGTAATGACCGTCTGTATGAGGATATCGTTCGCCGTGAGTTGCGTACGAAGCCGGGTATGTTGTTCAGCCGCGAGGATTTGATGCGTTCCGTTCGTGAGTTGGCCCAGATGGGACACTTCGACCCGGAAAACATGAATCCGGTGCCGCTGCCTGATCCTGAGAATGGAACCGTGGATATCGAGTATAACTTGGTTTCCAAGGCGAATGACCAGATCGAGTTCTCCGCAGGTTGGGGACAGACGGGTGTGATCGGTAAGTTAAGTTTGAAGTTTACGAACTTCTCTATGAAGAACTTCTTAAACCCGAAAACCTATAAGGGCATCATCCCGCAAGGTGAGGGACAGACATTGACCTTGAGCGGCCAGACGAATGGGCGTTACTATCAGGCTTACAGCATCTCCTTCATGGATCCTTGGTTCGGCGGTAAACGACCGAATACATTGTCTGTCAGTGCTTATTTCTCAAAGCAAACCGATATCAGTAGCAATTACTTGACCAATTCCGGTTATGGTTATGGCTATCCGGGCTATGGCTATGGTTATCCCGGTTATTATGGGGGCGGTTATGGCTATGGTAGCAACTATTACGGCAACTATGGTTACAATAATAGTTATGAGTATGCTTACGACCCGGATAAGTCTATCATGATGTTCGGTTTAGCGGCCGGTTATGGTAAACGTTTGAATTGGCCGGACGACTACTTCCAGTTCATGGCGACGTTGAACTATCAGTTGTATATGATGCATGATTGGGACTATTTCTTGGTTAATAACGGAAATTGCCATAATATCAACTTGGAGTTGATGTTGCAACGTAACTCTATCGATAACCCGTTGTATACTCGTAAGGGTTCACAATTCATGTTGTCTGTAGCTGCTACGCCTCCTTACTCTTTATTCGATGGTAAGGATTATGCGTCGATGTCAAGCTCAGACCCGGATAAGTATAAATTCATCGAGTATCATAAATGGAAGTTCAAAGCGAAGATCTTCTCTCCGTTGGCTCCGTTGACCGTGAAACGTACGCCGGTATTGATGACCCGTGTTGAGTATGGTTTCTTGGGTACTTATAATAAAAATAAGAAGTCTCCGTTCGAGACCTTCTATATGGGTGGTGACGGTATGAGTGGTTACTCCAGTACCTATGCTCAGGAAACGATCGGTTTGAGAGGTTATGAGAATGGTAGTATCGCCGGTAATGGTGGTTACAACTCTTATGGATACGCTTATTCTCGTTTGGCTATGGAGTTGAGATATCCGTTCTTGCTGGAGCCTTCCTCTACGATCTACGGATTGGTATTTGTGGAGGCTGGTAACGCTTGGACTGATTTGAAGAATTTTAATCCGTTTAACTTGAAACGCTCCGCCGGTGTCGGTGTCCGTATATTCTTGCCGATGATCGGTTTGATGGGACTCGACTGGGCTTATGGTTTCGACGAGCCGAATTATGGATCTAATGGTAAACGTAGCGGTAGTAACCTGCACTTTATCATCGGACAGGAATTCTAAAATATAGATCGGGTATAGCTTCGTATGTAGAGACGGGGCGTGTTCCGTATGTGGAGACGGGGCACGCCCCGTCTCTACATTTAAATAAATACTTTTAACGAATATTGGTAGGCTGTAAGTAAACCCTCTGTTATATTTGCAGTCATAAAGTAGAACTATAAATAAAGAGAGTATGAAAAAGATTATCACATTGAGCTGTCTGATGTTGCTTTGTTCTTTTGCCGGCATGGCACAGAAGTTCGCTTTAATCGACATGGAATATATATTGAAGAATATTCCGGCTTACGAAATGACCAATGAGCAGTTGAGCCAAGTTTCCAAGAAATGGCAAAATGAGGTGGAAGCGATTCAGCAAGAAGCTCAGAATATGTATAAGAATTATCAGAGCGATTTGGTATTCCTCTCTGCCGAGATGAAAACGAAACGTGAGGAAGAGATCGTGAAGAAAGAGCAAGAGGCGCAAGATCTGAAGCGTAAATATTTCGGTCCTGAGGGTGAGTTATATAAGAAACGCGAGAGTTTGATGAAACCGATTCAAGACGAGGTGTATAATGCGGTGAAAGAAATCTCGGAAGACAAGGGATATCAAATTGTTTGGGATCGAGCTTCAGCTATGAGCATTATTTTCGCTTCTCCGAAGATCGATATCAGTAATGAAGTGCTGATTAAGTTAGGATATTCAAAATAAATGCTTACATTTGTGCGCTTTATGCATGAAAAGTGTGAAAGCTTGATTAATAACAAAGTAATTATATAGTAAAAATGAAGAAACTTATTGTTTTATTGTTGATGATTCTCCCGTTGGGAGCTATCGCTCAGGAAGTTAAAATTGCGTTTGTAAAAACTCAAGAGGTGTTTATGGCTATGCCGGAGGTATCTGGTATGGAAAAACAAATGGCAGACTTGAATGAGAAATATAGAGTTGAATTGAAGCAAATGCAAGATGAATACCAAAAGAAATATTCAGACTTCGTAGCGCAGCAAGATTCATTGACAGAAAATATCAAGTTGAGAAGAATGCAAGAGATTCAAGATATCCAAGAACGTATGGATAACTTCGTTCAGGTAGCTCAGCAAGACGTACAAAAGAAACAACAAGAATTGTTGCAACCGATCCAACAGAAGTTGCACGAGGCTATCCAGAAGGTAGGCGAGGAGAAGGGATATACGTATATCATCGATCCGGCAGCTTTGCTTTATACGGGTACTAACGCGGTAGACGCAACTCCGTTTGTTCGTACGAAACTCGGTTTGTAATTAGCAAGAAAATTTATTCTATAGAATAAAAGAGGGGGTGTTTTCCGAAAGGATTGCACCCTTTGTACTTTATAAAAGAAGGTTTCTGATATGTTTCCACAAACTCCCGGTCCGATCGGTCTTTTTGATTCAGGTTATGGCGGACTTACGATTTTCGATAAGATTCATCAGTTGATGCCCGGTTATGATTACGTTTATCTGGGCGATAACGCACGTTCTCCTTATGGAACCCGTTCGTTCGAGGTTGTTTATCAATTTACCCGTCAGGCGGTATCGCGCTTGTTTGAGTCGGGTTGCCAATTGGTGATCTTGGCTTGTAATACGGCATCCGCGAAAGCGCTTCGTACGATCCAACAAAAAGACTTGCCTACATGGGACCCCAATCGTCGTGTATTGGGAGTCATCCGTCCTACAGTTGAGTTAGTGGATACAATCAGCCGTACCAAACATATCGGTATCGTAGGTACGAGCGGTACGATTACGTCCAATTCTTATACGATCGAGATTGGCAGGATGTACCCACATATCCAAGTGACAGGCGAGGCTTGCCCCATGTGGGTTCCTTTGGTGGAGAATAATGAGTTTAATTCTCCGGGAGCGGATTATTTCGTGAAAAAGCATATCGACCATCTATTATCCGTAGATCCGCAAATCGATACGCTTATCTTGGGATGTACTCACTATCCCCTTTTGATGGATAAGATCCGTGCTTTTCTTCCTTCCGGCATCACTCTATTCTCGCAAGGCGAGCATGTAGCGGAGAGT from Parabacteroides distasonis ATCC 8503 includes these protein-coding regions:
- the bamA gene encoding outer membrane protein assembly factor BamA produces the protein MYKRIVLFFICLGFACGAFAQEIDTTQVETPAEVPVISYSLAAKKYKIADIKITGIKNYDDFVLIGFSGLSVGDEITVPGEEITTAVKRFWKHGLFSDVKILATKIEGDQIWLEIQLKQRPRISQVNYHGIKKGEREDLEAKLGLKKGFQVTPNVMDRAKIVIQKFFDGKGFKNVDVEIEQKDDPANEGEVIVDINIDKNEKTKIHRIYFEGNEKLTARELKKAMKKTNEKFSLPNDWKTSIMEMFSTKKFTTEEYENDKKNIIAKYNEHGYRDAVLLSDSVANFNEKKVDIFLKVDEGEKYYLKDIRFVGNTQYSTDYLMAVLGMKPGEVYNQKKLNERLSTDEDAVSNVYFNNGYLFFNADPVEVDVANDSISLEIRIQEGPQATINRIIINGNDRLYEDIVRRELRTKPGMLFSREDLMRSVRELAQMGHFDPENMNPVPLPDPENGTVDIEYNLVSKANDQIEFSAGWGQTGVIGKLSLKFTNFSMKNFLNPKTYKGIIPQGEGQTLTLSGQTNGRYYQAYSISFMDPWFGGKRPNTLSVSAYFSKQTDISSNYLTNSGYGYGYPGYGYGYPGYYGGGYGYGSNYYGNYGYNNSYEYAYDPDKSIMMFGLAAGYGKRLNWPDDYFQFMATLNYQLYMMHDWDYFLVNNGNCHNINLELMLQRNSIDNPLYTRKGSQFMLSVAATPPYSLFDGKDYASMSSSDPDKYKFIEYHKWKFKAKIFSPLAPLTVKRTPVLMTRVEYGFLGTYNKNKKSPFETFYMGGDGMSGYSSTYAQETIGLRGYENGSIAGNGGYNSYGYAYSRLAMELRYPFLLEPSSTIYGLVFVEAGNAWTDLKNFNPFNLKRSAGVGVRIFLPMIGLMGLDWAYGFDEPNYGSNGKRSGSNLHFIIGQEF
- a CDS encoding OmpH family outer membrane protein: MKKIITLSCLMLLCSFAGMAQKFALIDMEYILKNIPAYEMTNEQLSQVSKKWQNEVEAIQQEAQNMYKNYQSDLVFLSAEMKTKREEEIVKKEQEAQDLKRKYFGPEGELYKKRESLMKPIQDEVYNAVKEISEDKGYQIVWDRASAMSIIFASPKIDISNEVLIKLGYSK
- a CDS encoding OmpH family outer membrane protein; amino-acid sequence: MKKLIVLLLMILPLGAIAQEVKIAFVKTQEVFMAMPEVSGMEKQMADLNEKYRVELKQMQDEYQKKYSDFVAQQDSLTENIKLRRMQEIQDIQERMDNFVQVAQQDVQKKQQELLQPIQQKLHEAIQKVGEEKGYTYIIDPAALLYTGTNAVDATPFVRTKLGL
- the murI gene encoding glutamate racemase gives rise to the protein MFPQTPGPIGLFDSGYGGLTIFDKIHQLMPGYDYVYLGDNARSPYGTRSFEVVYQFTRQAVSRLFESGCQLVILACNTASAKALRTIQQKDLPTWDPNRRVLGVIRPTVELVDTISRTKHIGIVGTSGTITSNSYTIEIGRMYPHIQVTGEACPMWVPLVENNEFNSPGADYFVKKHIDHLLSVDPQIDTLILGCTHYPLLMDKIRAFLPSGITLFSQGEHVAESLRDYLGRHPEMDRKLTKGGSCRFLTTESAEKFSEAASIFMNTPVSVSQIEL